CCGCCTTGGGCACGCCCTGGCGACGCAGTTTTGCAACCTTTTCGACGAAGGCCCCGATCGCATGCGCGATCTCGGCCTCTGTCGTGAATCGGCCGATGCCGATCCGGATCGAGGCCCGGGCCAGCGCCGCGTCCACCCCCAGCGCCTTGAGCACGTAGGAAGATTCGCGCTCGGCCGAGCTGCAGGCGGAGCCCGTGGAAAGCGCCAAGTCCCTCAATTCCATCATCAGGGTTTCGCTGTCCACGCCTTCGAAGCTCAGGTTCAGATTGCCCGGAATGCGCGCGGCGAGCGAGCCGTTGACGGTGACCCCGTCGAGCGCACCGCGAAGGCCTTCGAGCAGGCGGGTGCGAAGGTCGAGGAGCCTTGCCGCCTCCGCCTCGCGTTCGGCAACCGCAACCGCAACCGCCGCCCCAAGGCCCACGCAAAGGGGTGTCGACAAGGTGCCGCAACGCAAGCCCCCCTCCTGGCCGCCACCGCTGAAAAGGGGTTCAAGCTTGACCCTCGGCTGGCGCCGGACGTAAAGCGCGCCGACCCCTTTCGGCCCGTAAAGCTTGTGGCCGGAAACGCTTGCCAGGTCGGCGCCGGCCTCCCCCACGTCAAAGGGTATCTTGCCGATGGCCTGCGCCGCGTCGGTATGGAAAAGGACGTTCTTCTCCCGGCAGATGGCCGCGATCGCGGCGATCGGCTGGATGACGCCGATCTCGTTGTTCACCGTCATGATGGAAACAAGCGCGGTCTTTTCCGTAATGGCGTCGCGCAAGCGGTCGAGGGAAATTTGGCCTTCGCCGCCCACCGGCAAGAAGGAGACGTCCACCCCTTCGCGCATCAAATCGCGAGCGCTTTCGACGACGCATTTATGTTCCGTCACGCAGGTGACCAGGTGATTCTTCCGCTTTTTATAGAAACGCAAGACACCCTTGATCGCGAGGTTGTTCGATTCGGTGGCGCCCGATGTAAAAACGATTTCCTTC
The Pseudomonadota bacterium genome window above contains:
- a CDS encoding IscS subfamily cysteine desulfurase, with the translated sequence MEGNLYAQPRPSGGGRLKTMMVEKSKNRGKLKLPIYLDYQSTTPVDPRVLERMLPFFTEKFGNPHSKTHAFGWEAEAAVGLAREQMAAAIGASPKEIVFTSGATESNNLAIKGVLRFYKKRKNHLVTCVTEHKCVVESARDLMREGVDVSFLPVGGEGQISLDRLRDAITEKTALVSIMTVNNEIGVIQPIAAIAAICREKNVLFHTDAAQAIGKIPFDVGEAGADLASVSGHKLYGPKGVGALYVRRQPRVKLEPLFSGGGQEGGLRCGTLSTPLCVGLGAAVAVAVAEREAEAARLLDLRTRLLEGLRGALDGVTVNGSLAARIPGNLNLSFEGVDSETLMMELRDLALSTGSACSSAERESSYVLKALGVDAALARASIRIGIGRFTTEAEIAHAIGAFVEKVAKLRRQGVPKAEASLTAC